In Chryseobacterium camelliae, one DNA window encodes the following:
- the kdpB gene encoding potassium-transporting ATPase subunit KdpB, translating to MKNQSQTLFQKDLVNEAIHQSFVKLNPKIMFKNPVMFLVEIGTVVMLIVSLFSLTGDRSQGSFAYNFLVFIILFFTVLFANFAEAIAEARGKAQADTLRKTREETPARVIMENHPGFQVETVLKKSADMKLGDVFLCEAGDQIPMDGEIIEGLATIDESAITGESAPVIREAGGDKSSVTGGTKVLSDRIKVKVTTRPGESFLDKMIALVEGASRQKTPNEIALTILLAGFTLTFIIVTVTLKPFADYAQTPITIAAFISLFVCLIPTTIGGLLSAIGIAGMDRALRANVITKSGKAVETAGDIDVLLLDKTGTITIGNRKATQFHPSHTIEMEEFIKAAALSSVADETPEGKSIIELSQLKPEQLLVPNPVYIDFTAETRTSGIDFENTRIRKGAYDTIKKLTEKAGNLFPQETQEAVTRIAENGGTPLVVSVNEQVWGVIELQDIIKTGIQERFQRLRKMGVKTVMVTGDNPLTAKFIAEKAGVDDFIAEAKPEDKMNYIKKEQQEGKLVAMMGDGTNDAPALAQADVGVAMNSGTQAAKEAGNMVDLDNDPTKLIEIVEIGKQLLMTRGTLTTFSIANDVAKYFAIVPALFITFIPALQKLNIMNLHSPESAILSAIIFNAIIIPILIPLALKGVAYKPIGASALLRRNLLIYGLGGIIAPFIGIKLIDLVISLFF from the coding sequence ATGAAAAATCAGTCACAGACACTGTTTCAGAAAGATCTGGTTAACGAAGCAATACATCAGTCATTCGTTAAGCTGAATCCTAAAATCATGTTTAAAAATCCGGTCATGTTCCTGGTGGAAATAGGAACCGTGGTCATGCTCATCGTAAGCCTGTTCAGTCTGACAGGCGACCGTTCACAGGGCAGTTTTGCCTATAATTTCCTGGTATTCATCATTCTGTTTTTTACGGTTTTGTTCGCCAACTTCGCGGAAGCGATTGCGGAAGCCCGGGGAAAAGCCCAGGCAGATACGCTAAGGAAAACCCGGGAGGAAACTCCGGCCAGAGTGATCATGGAAAACCATCCCGGATTCCAGGTGGAAACGGTCCTTAAAAAATCAGCCGACATGAAACTGGGCGATGTATTTCTCTGTGAAGCCGGCGACCAGATCCCTATGGACGGGGAAATCATCGAAGGACTGGCCACGATAGATGAATCTGCCATCACCGGGGAAAGTGCTCCTGTGATCCGCGAAGCCGGAGGCGATAAAAGTTCTGTCACAGGCGGTACAAAAGTACTTTCCGACAGGATCAAAGTAAAAGTAACCACACGTCCCGGAGAATCTTTTTTAGATAAGATGATTGCCCTGGTGGAAGGCGCATCAAGACAGAAAACACCGAACGAAATCGCACTTACTATATTGTTAGCCGGGTTTACGCTGACCTTCATCATCGTTACCGTAACCCTGAAACCTTTTGCAGACTATGCGCAGACGCCGATTACCATCGCAGCATTCATTTCACTTTTCGTTTGTCTGATCCCGACAACCATCGGCGGACTGCTCTCTGCAATCGGGATTGCAGGAATGGACCGGGCGTTACGAGCCAATGTAATCACCAAAAGCGGTAAAGCTGTGGAGACAGCCGGAGATATTGATGTCTTGCTTCTGGATAAAACAGGAACCATTACCATCGGGAACCGGAAGGCCACCCAATTTCACCCTTCTCATACGATCGAAATGGAGGAATTCATTAAAGCCGCTGCCCTGAGCTCTGTCGCGGATGAAACCCCGGAAGGGAAATCCATCATCGAACTAAGCCAGCTGAAACCTGAACAATTACTGGTCCCGAATCCGGTGTATATTGATTTTACGGCTGAAACGAGGACATCCGGTATCGATTTTGAAAACACAAGAATCCGTAAAGGGGCCTATGACACCATCAAGAAACTGACAGAAAAAGCAGGGAACCTATTCCCGCAGGAAACGCAGGAAGCCGTAACCCGGATTGCTGAAAACGGAGGAACCCCTCTGGTCGTTTCGGTGAATGAACAGGTATGGGGCGTTATAGAACTTCAGGATATCATTAAAACCGGGATCCAGGAACGCTTTCAGAGGCTCAGGAAAATGGGGGTAAAAACCGTTATGGTAACAGGTGACAATCCCCTGACTGCAAAGTTTATTGCCGAAAAAGCCGGTGTAGACGATTTTATAGCCGAAGCCAAACCGGAAGATAAGATGAACTACATCAAAAAAGAACAGCAGGAAGGAAAGCTGGTGGCCATGATGGGAGACGGAACGAATGATGCACCTGCCCTTGCACAGGCCGATGTAGGTGTAGCGATGAACAGCGGTACCCAGGCGGCCAAGGAAGCAGGAAACATGGTGGACCTTGATAACGACCCCACAAAACTGATCGAGATCGTAGAAATCGGGAAACAATTGCTGATGACCCGCGGAACGCTTACAACATTCAGCATTGCCAATGACGTAGCGAAATATTTTGCCATCGTTCCCGCCCTGTTCATCACCTTTATTCCGGCCCTCCAAAAGCTGAACATCATGAACCTGCACAGTCCCGAATCCGCGATCCTGTCAGCCATCATTTTCAACGCGATCATCATCCCGATTCTGATTCCGCTTGCCCTGAAAGGCGTTGCCTACAAACCGATCGGTGCAAGTGCCCTGCTGAGAAGGAATCTGTTGATCTACGGCCTGGGAGGGATTATTGCCCCGTTCATTGGAATAAAACTGATCGACCTGGTTATCAGCCTGTTCTTTTAA
- a CDS encoding immunity 51 family protein → MEAYNFETAIKPFFWVASEKTFSVCLNAGTYKPEIFEWRKDEGFEGNGYDWASLAKVFVEEKRPDLAGDIKFDPEADMFCAYSHNPERLKEFITGFKKTCEDEVQIQDLFLKAEID, encoded by the coding sequence ATGGAAGCGTACAATTTTGAAACGGCAATCAAGCCCTTTTTTTGGGTAGCCTCAGAAAAGACATTTTCAGTATGTTTAAATGCAGGAACGTATAAACCTGAGATTTTTGAATGGAGAAAGGATGAAGGTTTCGAGGGAAATGGATACGACTGGGCATCACTGGCAAAAGTTTTCGTGGAAGAAAAAAGGCCCGACCTGGCAGGAGACATCAAGTTTGATCCGGAAGCCGATATGTTCTGTGCCTATTCTCATAATCCTGAACGTTTAAAAGAATTTATTACCGGATTTAAAAAAACCTGTGAAGATGAAGTCCAGATCCAGGACCTCTTCCTGAAAGCGGAAATAGATTAA
- a CDS encoding porin, with product MKKFITTTFLLGLFLSKAQTTDSAAVQPKLTFSGYAELFYTYDFNEPANHIRQNFLYSYNRHNEVNLNLGFVKAAYQTENMRANLALMAGTYAQDNLAAEQNALRYVNEANIGIRISKTKNLWIDAGIMPSHIGWESAIGKDNVNLTRSFAAENSPYFETGAKVSYTTDNGKWFISGLVLNGWQRIAKPEGNQTVSFGHQVTYKPNEKITLNSSSFIGNDKAKAEKKMRYFHDLFGSFQLTDQFSTTLGFDIGAEQKEKGSNQYNLWYSPNILMKYQLNDQWAVAGRLEYYSDRNGVIISTGTPNGFQTYGYSLNVDYAIFKNVVFRTEARGFTSKDAIFMKNDELLKGNFFLTTSLAAWF from the coding sequence ATGAAAAAATTCATCACCACCACATTTTTACTAGGTTTATTTTTATCTAAAGCCCAAACCACAGATTCAGCAGCCGTTCAGCCTAAACTAACTTTTTCCGGCTATGCGGAGCTCTTCTATACCTATGATTTCAATGAACCGGCCAACCACATCCGGCAGAACTTTCTGTATTCGTATAACCGACACAATGAAGTTAACCTGAACCTCGGATTTGTTAAAGCCGCCTATCAGACCGAAAACATGCGTGCTAACCTGGCTCTGATGGCCGGGACTTATGCCCAGGACAACCTGGCGGCTGAGCAGAATGCATTGCGCTATGTGAATGAAGCAAATATTGGAATCAGGATTTCTAAAACAAAAAATCTTTGGATTGATGCCGGTATTATGCCTTCGCATATCGGCTGGGAAAGTGCCATCGGGAAGGACAACGTCAACCTCACCAGGAGCTTTGCTGCGGAAAACAGCCCCTATTTTGAGACCGGAGCTAAAGTTTCTTATACCACAGACAACGGAAAATGGTTCATCAGCGGGTTGGTCCTGAACGGATGGCAGCGGATTGCCAAGCCGGAAGGCAACCAAACAGTTTCTTTCGGACATCAGGTAACCTATAAACCTAATGAAAAGATTACGCTGAACAGCAGCTCTTTTATAGGAAACGATAAAGCTAAAGCAGAAAAGAAGATGCGGTATTTCCATGATCTCTTCGGAAGTTTTCAGCTGACGGACCAGTTTTCCACAACGCTCGGTTTTGATATCGGAGCCGAACAAAAGGAAAAAGGCAGCAACCAGTACAACCTTTGGTACAGCCCGAATATCCTGATGAAATATCAGCTGAATGACCAATGGGCTGTAGCCGGGCGCTTGGAATATTACAGTGACAGAAACGGAGTAATTATCAGTACCGGGACGCCCAACGGATTTCAGACCTACGGTTATTCCCTGAATGTGGATTATGCTATTTTTAAAAATGTGGTATTCCGTACAGAGGCCAGGGGATTCACTTCTAAGGATGCCATATTCATGAAAAATGACGAACTATTGAAAGGAAACTTTTTCCTTACCACCAGTTTAGCAGCCTGGTTTTGA
- the polA gene encoding DNA polymerase I: MDATQDKRLFLIDAYAMIFRGYYALIRNPRLTSAGLDTSAIFGFTNSLIELIRRERPTHLAVVFDVGEASIRTTDFLEYKANRSETPEAITAAIPYIHRILQAMHIPILGVAGYEADDVIGTIACKAEKEGYTTFMVTPDKDFAQLVTDKIKIYKPGLKGSEVEILGVEEVKAKYQIEDPKQVIDFLAMMGDSVDNIPGLEGVGEKTAMKFLKEYGSIENLLANTHELKGKLKEKVEASAERGILSKKLATIICDAPVEFHQEQYDLETPDFEKVKEVFDEIEFRRLYDNLYRAFAPIVSGNTTVTNVEITVTEITPQQKVAQAVGQLDLFATYEELDQAAGNKSTIEHNDHLYQFVDNPKAQKMLVRNLLQQRVVCFDTETTSLNELEAELVGMSFSYKKGLAYYVPVSEDQGEALQTLEIFRPFFEKEDLVKVAHNLKFDYKILRRYNITVKGAMFDTMIAHYLLNPDGRHGMDYLSEIYLGYKPVSIETIIGKKGKNQGNFRDADLRTQTDYAAEDADVTFQLYELFAPQLKKENLEDLFFNIEMPLMEVLAKMELAGISLDEKWLAQESIDLENDLKQLEQKIFELSGEEFNVNSPKQLGEILFEKLQLDPKAKKTKTGQYATSEDILQKLAAKHEIIQHILEYRTYQKLKSTYVDALPSQIEKSDNRVHTNFSQTTAATGRLASVNPNLQNIPIRTLRGQQIRGAFVAGEGKKIISADYSQIELRLIAEISGEDNMIKAFQNGEDIHASTAAKLFNIPLEEVSKIQRSQAKTVNFGILYGQGAFALAEQTGLSRSEAKQMIEAYFETYSKLKAYMAEQVKKAREIGYVETILGRKRHLKDITSNNFVVRAHAERNAVNAPIQGSAADVVKMAMIKIQKELEKEKLKTRMLLQVHDELVFESPLDEVEVATNIIKMEMENAIETQVPLLVEVGVGDNWLEAH; the protein is encoded by the coding sequence ATGGACGCAACACAGGATAAAAGGCTCTTTCTTATCGATGCCTATGCAATGATTTTCAGAGGATATTATGCATTGATCAGGAATCCACGGCTTACCAGTGCAGGGCTGGATACTTCTGCTATTTTCGGGTTTACCAATTCTCTGATCGAACTCATCAGGAGGGAAAGGCCTACCCATCTTGCCGTTGTATTTGATGTGGGAGAAGCCAGCATCAGAACAACGGATTTCCTTGAATATAAAGCAAACAGAAGTGAAACACCCGAGGCCATCACGGCTGCTATTCCATACATCCACCGCATCCTGCAGGCCATGCATATCCCGATTTTAGGGGTAGCAGGCTATGAAGCCGATGACGTCATAGGGACAATCGCCTGCAAAGCAGAAAAGGAAGGGTACACTACATTTATGGTAACACCCGACAAAGATTTTGCCCAGCTGGTAACCGATAAAATCAAAATCTATAAACCTGGTCTTAAAGGAAGCGAGGTGGAAATTTTAGGTGTTGAAGAAGTAAAAGCCAAATACCAGATCGAAGATCCTAAACAGGTCATTGATTTCCTGGCGATGATGGGTGACTCTGTCGATAACATTCCGGGACTGGAGGGTGTGGGAGAAAAAACCGCCATGAAATTCCTGAAAGAATACGGAAGCATTGAAAACCTGCTGGCCAATACCCATGAACTGAAAGGAAAACTAAAAGAAAAAGTAGAAGCTTCTGCCGAGCGCGGAATTTTGTCCAAAAAGTTGGCTACCATAATCTGTGACGCTCCGGTAGAATTCCATCAGGAGCAATACGATCTGGAAACGCCTGATTTTGAAAAAGTAAAAGAAGTCTTTGACGAAATCGAGTTCAGAAGGCTATACGATAACCTTTACAGAGCTTTCGCACCGATTGTGAGCGGAAACACCACTGTTACAAACGTTGAAATTACGGTAACCGAAATAACTCCTCAACAGAAAGTAGCGCAGGCCGTAGGGCAGCTGGACCTTTTTGCAACTTATGAAGAGCTTGATCAGGCTGCGGGAAATAAATCAACCATTGAGCATAACGACCACCTGTATCAGTTCGTCGACAATCCGAAAGCACAAAAAATGCTGGTCAGAAACCTCTTGCAGCAGCGGGTGGTATGTTTCGATACCGAAACAACCTCACTCAATGAGCTGGAAGCCGAACTGGTAGGTATGAGCTTCTCATACAAAAAAGGACTTGCTTATTATGTCCCGGTTTCTGAAGATCAGGGAGAAGCACTCCAGACCTTAGAAATTTTCAGGCCTTTCTTTGAAAAGGAAGACCTTGTCAAAGTTGCTCACAATTTAAAATTCGATTATAAAATCCTCAGAAGGTATAATATTACTGTAAAAGGAGCCATGTTCGACACCATGATTGCGCATTACCTCCTGAATCCGGATGGCAGACACGGGATGGACTACCTTTCTGAAATTTATCTGGGCTACAAACCTGTCTCCATTGAAACCATCATTGGTAAAAAAGGGAAGAACCAGGGAAATTTCCGGGATGCAGACCTGAGGACGCAGACGGATTATGCCGCAGAAGATGCCGACGTGACGTTCCAGTTGTATGAGCTTTTTGCGCCACAACTGAAAAAAGAAAATCTGGAAGACCTGTTCTTCAATATTGAAATGCCCCTGATGGAAGTATTGGCAAAAATGGAGCTTGCCGGAATTTCCCTGGATGAAAAATGGCTGGCACAGGAAAGCATAGACCTGGAAAATGACCTCAAGCAGCTGGAACAAAAGATCTTTGAACTTTCCGGGGAAGAATTCAATGTGAATTCCCCGAAACAGCTCGGTGAAATCCTGTTCGAAAAACTGCAGCTGGATCCTAAGGCTAAGAAGACCAAAACCGGGCAGTATGCCACTTCAGAAGATATCCTTCAGAAGCTGGCTGCCAAACATGAAATCATCCAGCATATCCTGGAATACAGGACCTACCAAAAATTAAAATCCACATATGTGGATGCGCTGCCGTCGCAGATTGAGAAATCCGATAACCGCGTCCATACCAACTTTTCACAGACTACAGCGGCTACCGGCCGTCTGGCGAGTGTCAACCCGAACCTGCAGAATATTCCGATCCGCACTTTGAGAGGGCAGCAGATCAGAGGGGCTTTCGTAGCAGGAGAAGGTAAAAAAATTATCTCTGCCGACTACTCCCAGATCGAGCTGAGGCTGATTGCTGAGATTTCCGGCGAGGATAACATGATCAAAGCTTTTCAGAATGGAGAAGATATCCACGCTTCCACCGCTGCAAAACTATTTAATATCCCATTGGAGGAAGTATCCAAAATCCAGAGGAGTCAGGCCAAAACCGTCAACTTCGGGATCTTATATGGCCAGGGCGCCTTTGCCTTAGCGGAGCAAACCGGATTGTCCAGGAGCGAGGCCAAGCAGATGATCGAAGCCTATTTTGAGACGTATTCAAAGTTGAAAGCCTATATGGCTGAACAGGTTAAAAAAGCCCGGGAAATCGGCTATGTGGAAACCATTTTGGGAAGAAAACGCCATCTGAAAGACATCACTTCCAACAATTTCGTGGTGCGTGCCCACGCTGAAAGAAATGCCGTTAATGCCCCGATCCAGGGAAGTGCAGCCGACGTAGTGAAAATGGCTATGATCAAAATCCAGAAAGAACTGGAAAAAGAAAAGTTAAAGACCCGCATGCTGCTCCAGGTTCATGACGAATTGGTGTTTGAGTCTCCACTTGATGAAGTGGAAGTAGCTACCAATATCATCAAGATGGAAATGGAAAACGCGATTGAAACACAGGTTCCGCTATTGGTTGAAGTGGGCGTAGGCGATAACTGGCTGGAAGCGCATTGA
- a CDS encoding tetratricopeptide repeat protein, translating to MKKVIQIIIGLIALGFLIVIIKNNFFISADTKSYEEGWDAYEKNQFEMAIFNFNHVDKNKHPDVWVGLGSAYLKTGDYNNAIQHLQKAYSLNYKKGTEDYSKLLVSLGMSYLYAGDPEKAKFYLEKARSLGYDTSVNFKILDSVKQNSFRSK from the coding sequence ATGAAAAAAGTGATACAAATTATAATTGGCCTTATTGCATTAGGATTTTTGATAGTTATTATTAAAAACAATTTTTTTATCTCTGCTGATACAAAATCATATGAAGAAGGATGGGATGCTTATGAAAAAAATCAGTTTGAAATGGCGATTTTTAATTTTAATCATGTTGATAAAAATAAACATCCCGATGTGTGGGTGGGCTTAGGTTCTGCATATTTAAAGACAGGGGATTATAACAATGCAATTCAGCATTTACAAAAGGCATATAGTCTTAACTATAAAAAAGGAACCGAAGATTACAGTAAACTTCTTGTTTCATTAGGAATGAGCTATCTGTATGCTGGAGATCCGGAGAAAGCAAAATTTTATTTGGAAAAAGCAAGATCATTAGGATATGATACATCTGTCAATTTTAAAATTTTAGACTCCGTTAAGCAAAATAGCTTTAGAAGCAAATAA
- a CDS encoding ATP-binding protein gives MKLKTKLTLGVGLLFLLIVLLSVMGSVYINKLKSDTEKILNANYNSIEFSKNMLLALDRIETDREAAVQAFRKNNELQEKNLTESGEKEATQSLNLHFNSYLQHPDDEKEKLIREDLVRIMTLNMKGIERKSDMAIITAENATFWIVSLGTVCFLIAFVLLFNLPQTIAEPISQLTSSIRQIANKNYSERVHFKGSEEFNDLARSFNVMAEKLQEYESSTLSKQLMDKKRIETLVNNMHDAVIGLDENHFIYMINNEALKITNLNKEEIIGKTVHEVAVNNDLVRELLKNMDHPQKDPIKIVADHKENYFEQEVVPINIIKTGEKEKKYIGRVILLRNITPFKELDFAKTNFIATISHELKTPISAIKMGVQLLENQKFGELNEQQKELLKSINEDGQRLLDITGELLNLSQVETGNIRLNIEPCAPKEMVQAAIKNVEKLAEQKNISMITHYEIEDGDTVAADFDKTVWVMNNFLSNAIKHSFQDESISIRVERKESTVSFSITDTGKGIDEKYHRQIFDRYFQVPGEHQNGTGLGLAISKNFIEKQHGEIGVKSSLNQGSTFYFELPVV, from the coding sequence ATGAAACTCAAAACAAAACTTACCTTAGGCGTCGGCCTTCTTTTTTTACTGATCGTTTTGCTTTCAGTGATGGGATCTGTCTACATCAATAAATTGAAATCTGACACAGAGAAAATCCTTAATGCCAATTACAACAGTATTGAATTCTCCAAAAACATGCTGCTCGCACTGGACAGGATTGAAACCGACCGGGAAGCTGCCGTACAGGCTTTCCGGAAAAACAATGAACTCCAGGAAAAAAACCTGACGGAATCCGGCGAAAAGGAAGCCACCCAAAGCCTGAACCTGCACTTCAACAGCTACCTGCAACATCCGGATGATGAAAAGGAAAAACTGATCCGCGAAGACCTGGTCAGGATCATGACACTCAATATGAAAGGAATTGAGCGAAAAAGTGACATGGCCATTATCACCGCAGAAAATGCCACGTTCTGGATTGTCAGCCTGGGAACCGTGTGTTTCCTGATCGCTTTTGTGCTGCTTTTTAACCTGCCGCAGACGATTGCAGAACCTATCAGCCAGCTCACGTCGAGCATCCGGCAGATTGCCAATAAGAATTACAGTGAAAGGGTACATTTTAAGGGCAGCGAAGAATTCAACGACCTGGCCCGGTCATTCAATGTCATGGCTGAAAAGCTTCAGGAATATGAAAGCAGTACCCTGTCTAAACAGCTGATGGATAAAAAACGGATTGAGACCCTGGTCAACAATATGCATGATGCAGTCATCGGCCTGGATGAAAACCATTTCATCTATATGATCAATAACGAAGCATTGAAAATCACGAATTTAAATAAAGAAGAAATCATCGGGAAAACGGTCCATGAAGTTGCCGTTAATAATGATCTGGTCCGGGAACTGCTGAAGAACATGGATCATCCCCAGAAAGACCCGATCAAAATCGTTGCGGATCACAAAGAAAATTATTTTGAGCAGGAAGTCGTTCCGATCAACATTATAAAAACGGGCGAGAAAGAAAAAAAATATATCGGGAGGGTAATTCTATTGAGAAATATTACGCCGTTCAAAGAGCTTGATTTTGCCAAGACCAATTTTATCGCAACCATTTCCCATGAACTGAAAACGCCTATTTCAGCGATCAAAATGGGTGTGCAGTTGCTGGAAAACCAGAAATTCGGGGAACTTAACGAGCAACAGAAGGAACTGCTGAAAAGCATCAATGAAGACGGGCAGCGCCTGCTTGATATTACCGGAGAACTGCTAAATCTGTCACAGGTTGAAACCGGAAATATCCGATTGAATATTGAACCGTGTGCTCCAAAAGAAATGGTTCAGGCTGCCATTAAGAATGTGGAAAAACTTGCAGAGCAGAAGAATATTTCGATGATCACCCATTATGAAATTGAAGACGGAGATACCGTAGCCGCCGATTTTGACAAAACCGTCTGGGTGATGAACAATTTTCTGAGCAATGCTATCAAACATTCTTTTCAGGATGAAAGCATTTCCATCCGTGTAGAGAGAAAAGAATCCACTGTGTCTTTCAGCATTACAGATACCGGAAAAGGGATTGATGAAAAATACCACCGCCAGATTTTCGACCGCTATTTCCAAGTTCCGGGGGAACATCAGAACGGCACCGGACTAGGGCTGGCCATTTCCAAGAATTTCATTGAGAAGCAGCATGGGGAAATCGGGGTTAAAAGCTCGCTGAATCAGGGCAGTACTTTTTATTTTGAGCTGCCGGTGGTTTAG
- a CDS encoding potassium-transporting ATPase subunit C, translated as MKNHIISALRLTLVMLVIVGIYLGIVYAGAKILPTQGNAETIQYKGRKFYANIGQEFKSPSYFHGRPSAVNYNAAGSAGSNKGPSNEEYLETVRKRIDTLTMQNPGMKDIRVPVELVTASGSGLDPDISPEGALYQVKRIAKERNLPAEQVEALIRKQTEQSVFGPSKINVLKLNIALDEMQHH; from the coding sequence ATGAAAAATCATATCATATCCGCACTACGCCTTACTCTTGTCATGCTTGTGATTGTAGGAATTTACCTGGGCATTGTATATGCCGGTGCTAAAATATTACCTACTCAGGGCAATGCAGAAACTATTCAGTACAAAGGCCGGAAGTTTTATGCTAATATCGGTCAGGAATTTAAATCTCCGAGCTATTTCCATGGCCGTCCTTCCGCCGTCAATTACAACGCAGCAGGAAGTGCAGGAAGCAACAAAGGCCCTAGCAATGAAGAATACCTAGAAACTGTCCGTAAAAGGATTGATACCCTTACAATGCAGAATCCCGGAATGAAGGATATAAGAGTTCCTGTAGAACTGGTTACAGCCAGCGGAAGCGGATTAGATCCGGATATCTCGCCGGAAGGTGCGCTTTACCAGGTAAAAAGGATTGCAAAAGAAAGAAACCTCCCTGCAGAACAAGTTGAAGCCCTTATCCGGAAGCAGACTGAACAATCAGTTTTCGGACCTTCCAAAATCAATGTCCTGAAACTAAATATTGCGCTGGACGAAATGCAGCACCATTAA
- a CDS encoding immunity 22 family protein: MQTETLDFWVGNFNNEEDFYEFVEEDENYYLLEESDDIHISQFAASQDTVWFDHDLIEYGFEDGNRAIYEKFAGYSFAEQWLPILVNRLNEINLKFDINAIIFVSQGQVTKPVSVENDYFSLSYVGGIEYSF, encoded by the coding sequence ATGCAGACAGAAACATTAGATTTTTGGGTAGGAAATTTCAACAATGAGGAGGATTTTTATGAATTCGTAGAGGAAGATGAGAACTATTATCTTCTTGAAGAATCTGATGACATTCATATTTCACAGTTTGCAGCTTCACAGGATACAGTTTGGTTTGATCATGACCTGATAGAATACGGTTTTGAAGACGGAAACAGGGCGATCTATGAAAAATTCGCCGGATATTCTTTTGCTGAGCAATGGCTTCCGATCCTCGTCAACAGGCTCAATGAGATCAACCTGAAATTTGATATCAATGCCATTATTTTTGTGAGTCAGGGACAGGTTACTAAACCTGTTTCGGTTGAAAATGATTATTTCTCCCTGTCGTATGTTGGAGGAATTGAATATAGCTTTTAA
- a CDS encoding sensor protein KdpD, whose protein sequence is MSSAKDFSELIQKSRKGKFKIYIGMSAGVGKTFRMLQEAHSMIRNGIDVKIGYIETHGREETQALAEGIPKIPRRSSFYKGKNLEEMDLQAIINLHPEVVLVDELAHTNIEGSKNKKRWQDVLEILDNGINVISAMNIQHIESLNEEVRKITGIEVAERVPDKILALADEVVNIDLTADELLTRLKEGKIYKKEKIQTALQNFFQSGHILQLRELALKEVATHVEKKVETEIRTENFKPVKFLACISSNGKIAKNIIRKTARLASYYNSPWTVLYIQKPSESLEKIALDKQRYLINNFNLAQELGAKVVRVKNSSVYSGILEYVVEHNITTVCMGKPHARLWQRIFGYSWIYALMNRLNERQTDIIILS, encoded by the coding sequence ATGTCTTCAGCAAAAGATTTTTCAGAACTGATCCAGAAATCCCGGAAAGGAAAATTCAAGATCTACATCGGGATGAGTGCCGGCGTGGGCAAGACATTCCGGATGCTTCAGGAGGCCCATTCCATGATACGGAACGGCATCGATGTTAAAATCGGTTATATAGAAACGCATGGACGTGAAGAAACCCAGGCTCTGGCAGAAGGAATTCCTAAAATTCCGAGAAGGTCATCCTTCTATAAGGGAAAAAACCTGGAGGAAATGGACCTTCAGGCGATCATCAACCTTCATCCGGAAGTGGTTCTCGTGGACGAACTGGCACATACCAATATCGAAGGATCAAAGAACAAAAAAAGATGGCAGGATGTCCTGGAAATCCTGGACAACGGAATTAACGTCATCAGTGCCATGAACATCCAGCATATCGAAAGCCTGAATGAGGAAGTCCGCAAAATTACCGGAATTGAAGTTGCGGAACGGGTACCGGACAAGATTCTGGCATTGGCAGATGAGGTAGTGAATATAGACCTTACGGCTGATGAACTGCTGACCAGGCTTAAAGAGGGCAAGATTTATAAAAAAGAAAAAATACAGACGGCTTTACAGAATTTCTTCCAGAGCGGACATATCCTGCAGCTGCGCGAGCTTGCGCTGAAAGAAGTGGCAACCCACGTGGAAAAGAAAGTGGAAACGGAAATCAGGACTGAAAATTTCAAGCCGGTCAAGTTTCTGGCCTGCATCAGCAGCAATGGAAAAATAGCTAAAAACATCATCCGGAAGACCGCCCGGCTGGCCAGCTATTATAACAGTCCGTGGACCGTTCTCTATATTCAGAAGCCTTCGGAAAGCCTTGAAAAAATCGCCCTGGATAAACAGCGTTATTTGATTAATAATTTTAATTTAGCACAGGAATTGGGCGCGAAAGTCGTCCGTGTTAAGAACAGCAGTGTGTACAGCGGTATTCTGGAGTATGTTGTTGAACACAATATCACCACGGTATGTATGGGAAAGCCTCATGCAAGATTATGGCAGAGGATTTTCGGTTACAGCTGGATCTATGCACTGATGAACCGCCTGAATGAACGGCAGACCGATATTATTATTTTATCCTGA